A window of Gorilla gorilla gorilla isolate KB3781 chromosome 5, NHGRI_mGorGor1-v2.1_pri, whole genome shotgun sequence genomic DNA:
GACAACCAGGGCCCCTTTGAGGAACGCAGTTTCTTGGATTCACACAAGAGCGGCAAGTGTGTCAGGTAGCCCACCTTGGCTCCCTGCAGCTCTCCCACAGTAAGGAGCTCACAGCTGTCATGAAGAGGATGGGACCTGTTTGGCCCATGAATTCCTTTCAATTGACTCATTGGCCCCATCACAAGAGATCAGTGACTGAATGCTCAGCACCCAGCTGGCAATGTGCCCAGGACCCCCTGCACTTCCCAAGCAGTGAGCGCACACCCAATGGGTAAGCCCACGAACCCAGTTTATGACACTGCATTGGGCAAAACTCCTGTCCCCAGCACTGAGCATGGCCTAAGCCCCATAGCAGCTGGCAAGGGACCCAACTGCCCTGCCTGCCTCTAGCTCCCAGCATTGCTACTGTGCAGGCCAAGGGTACTGAAGTTAGTCCCACTGTCCCCTGTCCATGCATGTCGGAGGGACCAGGCCATCGTGGTGGGGTGGGACAGGAGTATAGTTGTGGCCGAGGGCTTGTGAGTGGGCCTCCTACTCCCCAGCACAGGTGCAGGAGGAACTCTGGAAGCACTGCTCTCTGTCAGTGATACAGCTTCCAAGGTGTTCTTGAGTAGCAGACATTGTCCCTCAGAAGGGGTGACCCCACGGGCATGCGCACCCTGTTCCAGCGGGGGCCTTTTTTGTAGATGGGCTTGACGGAGCCAGGAGCCCAGCGCGTCAGGTACCTGTGGAGGGAGAACAAAGAGGTGCCTGTGAGGGCTGGGGGCCCTAGCTGGACCTGGGAAAGTGGAGCACTACCTCCTCAGGCCAGGCCACGGTTGGGCAAGCAAATCCTTTCACCAGTTTCCCTTTCCTGAAGTGCAGGGATTTTCCTGGGAGTAACTGCTGAGCGTCCTGTAAACAGATGGGCTGGGCTCTTGCTGCTGCAAGCCTGTGTGGCCAGGGTCAGGCAGCCCAGGGCCACAAGCTCCCTTGATCTTTGTAACTGTCAATGTTGGTGTGTGTTTGCTGAGGAAAAGGCGGCGAAGAGGCTGCCTGAAGAGCAGATCAttcctctctggcctcagccatGGGGCGAGAAGAGCTGATGTAAGGCTCTGGAGGAACCCATTGCTCTTCCCCATTTGGCTCACTCAGCTACCCCAGCCTTCAGGGAACTCCCCAGGGTACCATAACTGGTGTAAGACCCCTGCCCCTCACCCAACCTGTGATGGGAATCAAGGGGTAAGGGCCCGTGGGCGCAGCCCTAGCCTAGGAAGGTTCCTGTAAATAGGAGGGGGGTGGGGAAAGATGGCTGCCGCCCATGGACCTTTGGCCTCCTTTGGGGATGGCCAGGGCCCTGATAGTTCCCAGAAAAGTGGCTCATGCCGGCTGGGATTGGGTTTTACTCTGTCCAGAATAAAACTTGGATCCCGTCCAGAAAGGCCCATCCTTCATTCTGAAAGCTCAGCCATGACAAAGGCCAGGAATCCTCCCCTGCCTCCATTCTAGGTTGGGGCTCAACCCAGCTGTCTCTAGAGACCgtcaaagaaaaagcttttttatttaaaaactcaataacCTTAGCTAAAAACTCTTAgataaaagaagtgaaaaaatgaCTGCTGATTTATGCAGTTCAACTGAGCTGCGCTGGACCCTGGTCTTCTGCTGCCAGCCCTGCGTTGAGAGAAGCTGCGGGAGGTGCTGGCCTGCACTCCAAGTGTGTGCTGGGCAGGGAAGGGAGGGCCTTCCGTGTGTCTCCTGGAATTGTCACTGCCCCAGCCAGGGCGATGACTGTGAAGGAGGCTAGTTATAgggactgcttttttttttttttttgaggcgaagtcttgctctgttgcccaagctggagtgcagtggcgcgatctcggctcactgcaacttccgcctcctgggtttaagcaattctcctgcctcagcctctggagtagcttggattacaggcgcccgctacaacgcgtggctaatttttgtatttttagtagagacgtggtttcctcatgttggccaggctggtcttgaactcctgacctcaagtgatccacccgcctcggcctcccaaagtgctgggattacaggtgtgaggggACTGCTTTTTCTATGGTCGGTGGTGCTAGGTGACAGAAGAGTAAGGTAAAGGGAGGGGACCAGGGATGGCCCCTTTGCTGGCCTCTCCCAGGCTTCAGAGGGGTACATGAAGAGATGGGGTATGGAAGCAGGCTCTCCAGAAGGGTGCTCATTGAGATTTGGGGATGTAGAGGAAAAGCTGGAAAGGTTCTCCAGAGCTACTGCCCTAAAGCTGTTCTTTCTCCCATGCCTTGGAGAGGGAAGCTGGGCTTTAGCTGGCCTTGGGCCTGATGCCTGCACCACATGGAGCGGCCAGCTGGCAGGGGGTGGGCCGGGTGGCCTCCAGCCAGCTCTTTGGGAACACCCCAGCTCTAGCAAGAACCAAGTCTCTTTCCTAAACCAGCCCCTTCCTACCTCTCCTGAAGGGGCAGCAGGAGAAGCGACACAGCAGCAGACAAAGCCTGGCTCCGCCAGGCCCCAGCAGAGCCTGGGCCCATGCATGGCAGCATTAAATGAGACTCCACTGCAAGGGAATCCATTTCCTTCGTAGCCTGAACTCCCCCTCCCGCTCAGCGTGGCCTTTTGCAACCGACTAGCCCCCACACATCATCAATCCTGTGTCACGTTAAAGGATGCCGGATGTATGGGAGGGCGCCTGGCCTAGCTTCAAAGGCCTGAGGCAGGATGGATTGTGTCCTCAGGCCTgctgctgtctcttaaaaagccAGAGGGGGTGGGCTCAACCCCCAAATGGTCCATAGCATAGTTAGGGGACATAGGAAGAGGTTAGCATGTCCTGCTCCCCAAGAGCTGCTGGCAGATGGCTGAGCTAGCAATGTGGGGGGCACAGGTAGAGATGGGCACACAGCCAGGGTGCTGGCATGGTGTTGGTAAAGGTCCAGCTCTGACTTAGCCCCCAGGGACAGAGAGGCAGGGTACCAGGAAGAAGCCCCGCATTCCCACATCCCACACGCCCTGCAGCCCCCTACCCTCCATGCCTGAGTTCTGGTGGGGATCAGCCTAGGAGGTCTGCTGGCGGCTGAGGTGTTTGCTTTGCATCAGTCATCTTTGATACCTTACAGAGAGCAATTCtattaaaaaaggacaaaaactgcaattacttctgcaccaacctaatatgttCATTCCAGTCTGGGAACCACCAGCTGGACAGGAGGAAAGGGCCATTGGTAGGGAGAAGAACCCCCTCAAATCAATTCTACAGACCTGGCTCTACTCTCAACAAGGGGATACTAGAGATCTAAGACTATGTGAGTGTGCTGATGccagagaggagggaagaagggaacttGCAATGGGACAGCTGCTTGAATGTTAGACAAGAATCTGCTTCCACTCTACAGGGTCCTGCTTAGACTAGAAGGCAGACAAAGTGATTCCAAGGGCTGCAGGCCATCCTCTCCTTCTGTATGAACTCAGGGCCTCCTAGGCTGCCACATGGCGCTGTGTAGGTTGTTAACTACAACTCTGGGGAGCACTATTTGTGACCTAGTCTACATGGATGTTGCCCTGAAGTTGTCCAGTGTGCGACCTGCACAGCTGTATTCAGTGGCACTAACCCAGGAGGCCCTCCCATTTCTAAGGCCTTCTGTCCTCTAATAACCCCAGCGCTGGAGAGAGCTAGGATACTGAAAATTTGTAGTACTGACATCCCCATAGCCACCCAGTGTGATGTCATAAACGGGGGATTAGCACATTCTAATGCCCAATCAGCAGGCCTCTACCCTCCTTGCGCCTTTGCTAAGGGCCCTACAGGGGAGGAAAGAGGCTGGGGTTGGCAAAGAATGCAACGGAAGAAGCGAAGACTGCAGCAGGGGTGGACTGATGGGGGTGGATGCTTAAGCTGGCAGGGAATGGAACAGACAGCCAAGGTGCACCCTAGTTTTCCTGAGCGCAGAACGCTCAGGTTGTTCACACCCAGGCTTGCTTACCGGTTGAGTTGGGGTTTGCTCTTCGGAACAACTCCTTCAGGAAGCCGAGGCCTGTGATTTGGTAATAGACCTGAGTCGGGGGGGAAGAGGGGATAGTCTTTGCAGCTCCCTCTGCAGCTCTGAGGGGGCCAGAGGGAAAGCCCAAGGGAGCGGGAAGGTTGGCATTGGGTGGTGAGTATAATTAACACTCTGGATATCCACTTTTCTTCCAGGAGGGGCTGAAACATGGGGCAGCTGGGTGGGGAGAAGAGTGCCTGCAGCCCTCTGCCCCTCTTGGTCCCCAGGGCCTTCTACCTGCTCGGTGGGCCATCTTCACACACTCCTCGATCTTGCGGTGTTCTTCCTGGCATAGGCCTGTGATCTTTCGGGGCAGCATGCCTCCATGAGGCCGGATGAACTGGCTAAGCAGCAGAACATCCTAGTGGAAACCGAAAATAGGGCATGAGGGTCAGCTGGGCTTGCTTTTGATGCCGGGAAGCTAGGGCTTCATGGTCTACAGGGGAGGCTGATATCTCCTGGGAACCTAGCTGAGATCACTTCCTCCACACAGAGCTTTGCACATGGGTCTGCTACCTTCACCCAACAAAGGTTCATCCCAACTTAGTAAGATTTTCTGTACCCCATTATCAACCCCAAGAGCTCCCAGCTTctctatgagatttttttttttgtgaggcaagggctcactctgttgcccaggctggagtgcagtggcgcaatcttgggtcactgcaatctctgcctcccaatctcttgctcaagtgatcctcccacctcagcctcctgagtagctgggactataggtgcgtgccaccacgcctggctaatttttgtagagatggggtctcgctgtgttgcccaggttggtcttgaactcctgggctcaagcaatctgcccgcctcagcctcccagagttctgggattgcaggtgtgcgccCCTACACCCAGCCTCGTGAGATCATCTTCTGATAGACTAGGTTAGAGAACAGAAACTCTTCAAGAAGGGTCACCAATCTTTTATGTACCTGAAGCATCTTTCTTGGACAAAATGTCTGCTCAGATAGGGTTAGGAGACATGCCATATGTTTCCACACAAGAGGAAAAACCTGTAACATTTTAGACCTCGAAGTCTATATACCACAAGCCAGAGTATATGCAAACAGCCCCTCCACCTCCTGCCATTCCCTCTGAAGTGCGAGGAAGGCATAAAAGCCAAGGAGGAAGGAACCAGGGTTGTGAAGTTTAATCTCACATGATCTAGGCCCCCTGTGACCAGATCTGAGTGGATTCTTGGGCTTCCTTCGGACCATCACATGCCCACCAGGCTGCCTGGGACAGGTCAAAGGAATAGATAAGCAGAGCCAGAATCAAGACAAGGGACCACCTCCCTGCCAGGTCCAAAATGTTACAATTcccagactgcttgagcccaggagttcgagaccagcctgagcaacatagcaagaccccgctGTCATAGAATGGCTTAAGGGGTTAAAGAAAACTCACCATTCCCCTCCCTGCAAGGGCCTGGCACGCCAATCTTAGCAGTCAAGTTCCACAAACCAACTTGCTGCCCTGGCAGGCGCCTTGCTGCATAACTGCAGATTTGTTGTAATCACTGGACAGTTCCTGAGGGACCCAGGCCTTCAATTCCCACCCCTGTACTTTTCAGAATCTGATGAAAATAACTTGGATTGGATTAATCCAGGGTTAATCAACTGGGCTGGAGGCCCCAGCCCTCCACCCTAGGCTGCCAAGCAAGCTAACAGCTTTGTGCAGCTCAGGATAATGGTGCTCTGAGTGGAAAGGGGTAAGAGGAAAAACAACTTTAGCCTTTACCTCAGACGGGATTAGATTTCTTCTGCTGGAGAGAGCCAAGTATGTTTCCTGGAAAAGGCTGGTAGGAAGAGTGCCCTACAGTGGTTGGGCGGGTGTGGGGTTTGCTTTTCTATCAGCAGCTGAGGTTCCAAGGATGCCCACAACCCCACTAACTTCCGCATGGTGAGCGGCTGGGAACACTGCCCCTTGCCTGTGTGCTTGCTTTCTGTTACTCCAGGCGGCCATCAGGAGAAGGGCCCCAGGACAGAAAGAACCCCCCCACCCCTCAGGGTGGCCTCAAGCCAAGGCTTCCAGCCCACGAGATTAGTTGGGTCACTCTGTTCAGATCCCATGGGCATGTGGCTTCTCCTGCTCTTATCACCTGACCAGGATCTCTGCCTTTAGTCATCCTATTCCACAAAGGGGCACAGGGACAACCTGCAGGTCAAACTGGCCCAGAGCCTGAATCACCTGAAACCCAAAAATAGGGTGTTTCATGTCACCTGTGAGAGCTCTGAAGAACAAGTAAGGATTTCTCCAGGGCTGTGTCCTTAGTCCCACGCCCTCCCCATCTCTGGGGAGGAGGTAGTGTGGTCATTAGGAGCATGGGATCTGCCTGGGCTTTCGTCCCTGGAGTATGTATCCCAGCTCTGATACTGGCTGGGGGATCTGAGGCAAGTTCACAAACGTCTCCATGTCtcaaatttcctcatctgtaaaatgaggataaaactagtacctacttcatagggttattgtgaaaACTAAGTGAATTAAAACAGGTAAATACTCAGTGCCTGACAGAGTATGCACTCAATGTTAGCTGTTGTTATTATTCACTACTGTCTTTTTTCCCTGGAAACGACTGCACTAGAAGAGCTTGAGCaatcaggtatctttatagctcCAATACAGAACGACAAGGTAATGTGTTCCCAGATCACAGTGAGAACCAAGAGCCTGTTCAAATACACCCTCATCATAAAAGAGGAAAGCCAAACCCAGATCATGATTCCATCCCACAAGAGTACAACCCCTGCGAGCTGAGTTAAGGGCCCTAGTGGTCTGAGGCACAACCAGACCACAAACTCAATCAGTGGCTCTCAACCCTGGTTGCACATTAGAACCACGGGAGAGCACTGAAAAAATGCTCAGGCCCCACCCCCTGAGGCTGATTCCACACTGTGACCTCAGTCTCCTAGGCTACCGAAGATGGTGATGGGTCTTCTTCAGAGGGAGAGCTGCGGTGAATGGGACCACATCTATGAAGTGGCTTGGGAGGACCTGGTGGAGCCCAtgcatcattattttttaaagctccccaggtgattctaatgtgcagccagggttgagaacaaCTGGACAAAATGCTCCCATCTCTGGTGGTTCCATGAAATGCAGCAGTAGCTACAGCGGGGACATGCTGCTCCAGTTAACCAGGGAATCTGAGAACTTCATGACACACAGAACTGAGTGTCTCTGTACCCAGACTCACGTCATAGTTATACTTGTGCTTCAGGTTCCAACGGCAGATGGGGCACTGGCCAGAGGGGTTAGGAGGATTTGGACTCTCCTTGGGAGTCGCTGTGATACGGCCTTCAATCTAGGAGACAGAGAAAGTGAGCCAGTGTGAGAGACAGGGCCTGCGTGGAGCCACATTATCTTTGCACAAACCCCAAAATGATGGGAATGCTGGTGAAAGTTTACCTTGGGGGTTCTTGTGGGAGTAGCTAAGAGGTTTCTCTGCCTGAACTGTGGTGTTTATTCTGTAGCTGCTGTATGCTAGGCCTTGAGATAGCTACAGGGATGTGGTTTGGTGGCCTACAGGGGTAATGGAAACCATCTGAACTTAATACCAGTgtcaagagggagagaggggttTGCTCTATCAATTGAATGCTACCTTtccttcctcaaaagaaaaaacaaaggcaccAGAACACTATACTTTTTCCCCTCCTTGGCTTTTGGGGGAAAGTAATACATGCACATGGTAAAAAGTTTTAAGTGGCACAGGGATATAGAGTCCAAAGAAAGCCTCCCTCCCATCCCACATGTCCTCCTAGCGGGAAACTGCAGTTCCCAGCTTTATCTTACAGAGCTAAGGCTATGCCAATGGGTCTCAACCAGAGGTGATTTTGCTCCCCaggggacatctggcaatgtctggagacatttttaattgTCACGACTGGGGGAGGGAGTGCTACTGCATCTAGCAGGGATGTTCTAACCATCCTCCATTGCACAGGACAgccctcacaacaaagaattactcGGCCCCAAATGCCAGGAATAGCAAGGCTGAAAAAACCCGGGCTGTGCCATATAAGCAGATATGCGTGCACTCGTTCTctctttacaaaagaaagaaaaaacgaaCACGATACAGATGGGAGGATACATTTCTCTGTCATGCTCCTTGCTTTTATCATTTTGGATGCCACCTTTTAAACGCTGCTGAGGCCAAGTGTGAAATGACCTCCCTATCGCTGCCGTATCCTGTGATACAGCCTTGGAATTACTAAGCGCAATAAACCAACGACCTGGGAATTAGCTCCAATTGCAAGAGGGGAGTTTAGAAAGCCTGGCTGACTGAGGCTGTGGGTTATGAGAGTGAGGCTGGGACGGGTCTGAGAGGCTTTGGGAGGGAAGCAACACTGCCTCCTGGGGGAGAAGTGGCACAGGGGAAAGGGGCTGGAAGTACTACTTGGCTGTGCAGGGCACTGCTACCCTCCTTCTGCCATGGCAATCACAACTATACCAGGAACTGAGATGTTAGAGAAAATTCGCAAGTACATGGTAGGCCTTGGGAGGCAGGTTGCAGTGGGTTGGGGGTTAGGGGGTGGggagagctaacatttattgactcCCCATTGTATGTGTGGCTCAGTGCTAAGAATGGTTCACATATATTAGTTCACTTAACCTCCAGAATCTAGTGAGGTAGGTGTCTGATCTTATTTCATAGGGGAGAGAATAATATCCAGTCAGCCATGGCCATGCCGCTAAAGGCATGGATGGGCTCTTCCCTCCCCTGAGGGCTCTCATAGGCCACAATGCCTCCGCATCTATTCTACAAACAGCAGACTCATGCCCCACATGAAAAACGCTCTTTATACTCAAAAGTCAGATGTATTTCTCTCCTCCAGCATGGAGTTGATAGAGTGAATGCTTGTTTTGGCTTTGAATCAAGGAGCCTAAAAGGTACCCTAAGGGGATTGGGGGGGTCCCCTCAAAAGAACTGTTTTGAGGCTAAGTAGTGGAAAGGCAGAGGGAGCATTCTAGGGGGAGACCCAATGGACTTGTCCTGGGAATAAGACTGCCTTGGGGAGGATTGAGCTTGGCTGGCTACCTAAAGGGTTAAATCTCTGGTTGACATGGAAGTTACAGAGGCCTCTGGGAGCTCTGTGCAGTGACTGAGGATTTCTTGGAGGCATAGAAGGCCATGTGAAAACAGCGTTGTCGTCTTTTAAGGATTATAGGATAATCTAGGCCCCATGACTCCCCAAGGAAGGGAGGTGGGATGGGCCCAGGGAGGGAAACGGGGGAGTGGGTAGATGAAGTATTGTTCCAACTTTCTTACCAACAGACAAGCCAGGGCGCCAGCTAGTGAGGCCAGGGCCGGGAGAATGTCACTTTTTAAATGCATCATTTAAGGAGCAGTTTAGCCATTCtaggcagaaaagaaaggaactaAGGTCCAGGCTCTTGGCTCTGGGTCAACTTACTCTGGCTCTCTAGGCGTGCAACAATGCCTTAGTTTCCCCTTTGGGAAACTGATTCAACACCCGCCAAAGAGCTTATCAGCAAAGGCTTCTGAGACCTTGCTACACAAAAGGCCACTTTAATCAAATAGCAGATACCTCAGCCCAGGCACAGCAACTGTTCCTGATTAACCACACTATAGCACACAGCTTGAAAAATAGTAGGCTGTGGGATTTATGGTCACTGAGGGAGCTGATCCTGGAGCTGGACGTCCAGTTtgggcccctccctccctcagagGAGCGGCGAGGGAGCTGATCCTGGAGCTGGGCGTCCAGTTtgggcccctccctccctcagagGAGCGGCCAGGCAGCTCCAAGAGTTAAAGAGGTTATACATGGCCAACTCAACGATACTTACTATAGTTGTCTTCCCTTCTTGGATCTCCACCACTACGGAGATAAAGGGGGAAAAATTAGGTCAGCCATTTAATAAGGAACAGAGAGTTTCAAATAACAGCTCAAATTCTACACATCTGGAAAAAAGCAGCCTTCCATCTGTACTCTCTCATGGTCTCCACCTGGAACAGAAAGCATGCAGGGTTCACCCCACTAGTGCCAAGGCTCTATGCCCTTGAGGCGGGGTGGGGGCAAGCCCAGGATGCCCAGGTAGCATCACCTCTCTGGTATGGGATTAAGGAGTTCCGCACTGTTTTTGCCTTTCTATGCAAAGATTTATCTTGGTTCTATCCAAAGGAATTGGTCAGATCCTGTCCTACAGTGGCTAGCAATAAAAGAGGGTGGGGTAGTGGTATCTAAAAGACCTTCAAAAGTACGCAGGCGGTGTGTGTTTCTGCACAAAGAGAATCAGATAAGAATGGTTTCTGCTCTGAAGAGTTTACAATGTAAGATATAGCACTGAACTAACACTATTCCAGTGGCACCCCagtgaatgagaaaaaagacaagtTCACTCCTAGAACACATCCTGGGAGTCTTGAGTGAAATCCTCTTCTCCCTGCAGGGTTGCATTTTATTATCTATACTGGAGAGTGTTGATGGACGAGGTAGGAATAAGGAGCATGAAGATACTGGGTCCAAGAAGAATTTCAAGTATTGCCATTCCAAACAGAAAGGGACACCCTCAGTGCTTTGCCTATTTAGGTGAGGCAGTCAGAAGAGAATCTGAAGGCAAGACAATCAGTTGCACATGTCTGTCAGGCTGAATACATTTCCTATCTTACCTAACCAAGATGCAGAATGAGCCAATAGCCCACATTCAgctaatataatcaaatagttcTTGGAGATACTCCCGTGTTGACACAGTTTCTTTAGAAAGATAGAAGCCAgaccgggtacagtggctcacgcctgtaatcccagcactttgggaggctgaggcgggaagaaatacttgagctcaggagttaagagaccagcctgcgcaatgtggcaaaatcctacaaaaatcactaaaattagccaggcgtggtggcatgcacttgtaatcccagctacttgggaaggtgatgtgggaggactgcttgagcccaggaggttgaggctgcagcaagccatgatcatgccactgcattccagcctgagggacagagtgagaccccatctcaaagaaacaaacaccaATAAAAAGAGAAGGGACCATCTAAGGAAAAAGGCAATTGTAACCCAACCAGAGGCCCATGGCAGCATCTGTGATCACTGAGCTCTGTGACCAACACCTAATTGGACACAGACTGCTTGGAATTGTCCCTCATTTGTCTTCTGGGCAACCCATTCATAAAGACTCACTGCTCCAAAACAACCAACCTGAGAGCCTCTCAGTGTCCAACTCCAGACATACAAAGGAACAACAATGGCTAGAAAAGCCCTGAGGCTTTCTCCAGAGAACACTGTAGTTACTAATCAATTCAAAGACAACCTAGGTTTTTCCATGTAAAAGAAAATGGGTCACCCCACACACGGATCTACTTGTACAGAACACAGACCAACCCAAGAATGGGATTTGGGTGAGACTCAATGTGGTCCTCAGTCTGGAAGCCAGCACAGCTGCAGAGGGAAGGTCACTGCAATACGTCAATCTGCAGAATCAACCTACAAACGGAGGATGGGGAGAAATGAAGGGAGGTAGGAGGAGGGCACATCCCCAGTCCAGTAGGGGTTCCAGGCACCCTGCAACTTTGCAAATTTGCAAAAACCAAGTTGAGAGACAACCTAATATGAGCAACAAGTAGTGGGGAAAGTTTCTAAGAATCCCCAAAGGAAACAAAAGGAGAGACACGTTCTGGTACCACTGGAGTCGGCAGAAGAACAATGCCTTGAAACACAAGTGGATAAACATGTGGTTCCCTGCTTGGTGGAGGCACTTGGGTCCTAACCATGAGGTAAACAAGTCTAACAAAACACACATCACTCCCGGCAAAGTACCAAATCCTGAAGTCATCCCACTGGCCCCTGGAAAACAGATCAAAGCCCATGGCAAGCTCCACTGTTCACAAACTCCCCCTCCACACAGCAACTGTGAGCCAGCGAATCATCTTACTAGAAGCCAGTGGGTAAAACAATAGGCAGATGCTTATCTAACAGAGACAATTTGTCAAACCAGAAGGAATGACCTGAGAACTCACATTGAACTGACATTGATTAGGGTGGTGTCTTAGTGCAGGGGGAGAAGGCCCTGTTGGAACCTGGTCCTTGAGGCCCTTAGTAGATTTTAAGCCCCTGGAAAGAGGAGATAGGAATCAAAATAGTATTGATTTACAGCGTGCATACAAAAACGtgtcaaaaccaaacaaaacctgaTCCATTTTGTTCCTGGCTGCCTCCCTATTCAAGAGAAGTGGGGGTGACTAAGAAAAGCTAGACTGAGAGATTTAGGCACTAACAGAAAACTTGTTTAGAAAAAGATGGAATCACCCTTGTGTTCTGAGATATGGCAGTATCAAGTAAGCTAAGGGAAGAGATGAAGCAGTTTTCTAAACTAGAACTAAGGGCCAAAATCTTTCCAGATAAGCACTTCTCATACACATGAAATAATCTGTCCCCAATGAGGCAACACATTTGCTGGGTACTTACGGACTGTACAGCTTCATTCTACCTACTGTGAATTACAGTAGAATAGGAGCCACAGTCTTTGCCCTAGAGGAGGAAAAGAACTAAACTCTGCATGGGAACTTGACTATAATAAAGTCCATGCCTCGTAAAGAGGTCCTTTGAGTACTTCAGTAAATACTTGCCTAGGATGGAGTCCAAGATAACTGAATTATAATAGTGTGGAACAAATGACATTGTGGTGAGACTGCAGTGAATGCAAAAGGAGGAGACGGGGtgacacctatagtctcagctactcaggaggatcacctgagctaagcagttagaggccagcctgggcaacacagcaagaccttgtctcttaaac
This region includes:
- the MRPS18A gene encoding large ribosomal subunit protein mL66 isoform X1, with protein sequence MATLKALMSVCGRLLRGLLAGPAATSWSRLPARGFREVVEIQEGKTTIIEGRITATPKESPNPPNPSGQCPICRWNLKHKYNYDDVLLLSQFIRPHGGMLPRKITGLCQEEHRKIEECVKMAHRAGLLPNHRPRLPEGVVPKSKPQLNRYLTRWAPGSVKPIYKKGPRWNRVRMPVGSPLLRDNVCYSRTPWKLYH
- the MRPS18A gene encoding large ribosomal subunit protein mL66 isoform X2; this encodes MATLKALMSVCGRLLRGLLAGPAATSWSRLPARGFREVVEIQEGKTTIIEGRITATPKESPNPPNPSGQCPICRWNLKHKYNYDDVLLLSQFIRPHGGMLPRKITGLCQEEHRKIEECVKMAHRAGLLPNHRPRLPEGVVPKSKPQLNRIALCKVSKMTDAKQTPQPPADLLG
- the MRPS18A gene encoding large ribosomal subunit protein mL66 isoform X3, with protein sequence MATLKALMSVCGRLLRGLLAGPAATSWSRLPARGFREVVEIQEGKTTIIEGRITATPKESPNPPNPSGQCPICRWNLKHKYNYDDVLLLSQFIRPHGGMLPRKITGLCQEEHRKIEECVKMAHRAGT